From Clostridium cylindrosporum DSM 605:
AGTTAAAAACCGCACTTGCAAGTAATACGGAGAACCATATCATAAGTAAGTGAAGAAATATACCTAATTATTTATATTTACCAGTTAAGGCGATTTATGTAGAATAGAATAGCGTATAATAGGTGTTGCTAATATCAGGGTTTACAATAAAAATCGTATAATATTATGAGATAAAAGAAAAAATTTTGTATAATATGTTATTTATTGAAAAATAATGATATAATAATTATCGAAAATAAACAAAGTGGTAGGGTGATTTTTTGGCTGGTATAAGAGTTTTTGTGTCATCAACTTGTTACGATTTAAATATTTTAAGGTCACAGTTAAGAGTTTTTTTAAACTCATTAGGGTATGAACCTATGATGAGCGATTTTAATGATATTTTATATGATCCGAGAACTCATACACATACTAGTTGTGTGGATGAAGTTTCAAATTGTGATATTTTGGTATTGATAATAGGGTCACGGTTTGGGGGACAGGCTGTTCCTGAGGCAATAGATAAAATAAATTTTGAGGGAATAGAAAAAAATGATATTAATGTGGAGATGTTAAAAAACCAGGATAAAGTTTCTATTACTCAATTAGAAGTATTGAAAGCAATAGAGCAGTCTATACCTGTCTATACATTTATAGAGCAGAAGGTTTGGCATGATCATCAGTTATATCAAAAAAATAAAAGTAAAGCTATAATTAAACAAATTGATTTCCCTTCAATTGAGAAGCAAGATACAGCAGAATATATATTTGAATTTATTAATTTTGTTAGATTAAGATCTAAGGGAAATAATATATTTACGTTTAATAAAATTGATGATATTGAAAGTGTGTTAAAAAAACAGTGGTCAAGTTATTTCCAAAGGTTATTAAGTGAACAAAGGTATAATTATATACAGGGAAAAAAAATAGAAAACTTAACTAATCAATTTGAAGATTTAAAGACTGCAATACTTACTTCGATAGGCTCAAACAATCAAAAAGAAGTAGCTATGGGAGTTGTAAAATATAGAAGATTGTTTGAATTTATCCAAGCATTAAGAATTATAGATTTTAATTCAATAAAAACGAGCATTTTAACTTGGGAAGATTTGCTTGAAGAATATGGAATTGTTAAAGTTTTAGATTGTAGAGAAATAGATGAGTTGAGAGAAAGAGGCCCTATGGGAAGAGGAAGTATTTTACTTAAAGATGATGATACTTTTTATTTGTGTAGATATTCAATAGAAGTGATAAATGAATTGTCATTAGATTGGGGTACTTTTACTAGACTAAATAATGATACAAGAAGTATAATTGCAGATGCACTATCAGAGATACCTAACAGAGGTATAATGATGTCTTATTTTAGAGAAAGTTTAAGTGAATATATAGAGAGAAAGTATAAAAAGTATTCAATTTCTGAATATGTAGTGGTAGAATAATCAGGAATATTAAAGTTGATGATTATTTCCACATGAATAAAAATGACTAAAATATCTAAACTTATGATTATGGAGTAAATAAAAAAAATTTTTATATAATGAGGGGGAAGTATGGCTGTAGATGCATTAATTGGAGTTGCAGGAACGTTGTTAGGAACTTTATTAGGATACCTTTTGAATGAATATTCTAAAAAAGGAAAAAATAGAATTAGATTTGAGAATGTGGATATAGTTTGCAAATACTATGGTATTGCAAATTGCACAATAGGAATTTCTTTAACCCTAAATACTATCAACTCATCATCAGAAATAAAAAATATAATAAAACCTAAAATCATTCTTAAAAAAGATAATATAATATTGGTGGAAGAGTATGTTAAAGTATACACTGAAAAATTAGGGTATAATAATCATTTTTGCTGTCATCCCAAAATATTTAATGCTATTAAATTAACTGAAGTTTCCAA
This genomic window contains:
- a CDS encoding DUF4062 domain-containing protein, which codes for MAGIRVFVSSTCYDLNILRSQLRVFLNSLGYEPMMSDFNDILYDPRTHTHTSCVDEVSNCDILVLIIGSRFGGQAVPEAIDKINFEGIEKNDINVEMLKNQDKVSITQLEVLKAIEQSIPVYTFIEQKVWHDHQLYQKNKSKAIIKQIDFPSIEKQDTAEYIFEFINFVRLRSKGNNIFTFNKIDDIESVLKKQWSSYFQRLLSEQRYNYIQGKKIENLTNQFEDLKTAILTSIGSNNQKEVAMGVVKYRRLFEFIQALRIIDFNSIKTSILTWEDLLEEYGIVKVLDCREIDELRERGPMGRGSILLKDDDTFYLCRYSIEVINELSLDWGTFTRLNNDTRSIIADALSEIPNRGIMMSYFRESLSEYIERKYKKYSISEYVVVE